The candidate division WOR-3 bacterium nucleotide sequence CTTCCCAGGGGAAAGTGGTCATCAAAGCCGCCAGATACGCCGACAGTGACGAACCCCTTGATAGAAGATGCCGTTGTTATACCTGCCGCCATTTCTCCCGTGCCTATCTCAGACATCTCTTTAACACTGGAGAAATCCTGGCGGGAAGATTGGTGAGTTATCATAATATATATTTCTTTATACACCTCATGAAAGAAATACGGAAAAGCATCCGACAGGGAAAATTCAAGGAGTTTAAAAAGAAGGTCGGTAAAAATTTTGATTTCCGTGAAGCACCTTAAGAAAAAAAGAATTACCCCTGATCTCCTAAACCTTATTTTTAACCGATTACGAATATTTTATTAAATTACCTCTTGACATATAAATAATTATATATATAATAATGCAAAATGTGGAAAATAAAAAGGAGTGGCTATGTTTGGGAAAAAGAAAAAGGTTATCGGGCTTGACATCGGTTCAAGCCAAACCAAAATGGTCGAATTAAGTACAGGTAAGAATAAAAAATTGGTCAATTATGGAATTTCGAAAGTCTTACCTGACGCAATTGTTGAGGGAGAGATTATTGATCGGGAAGCCGTATTGGATTCCGTAAGGAGTCTGATAGAGAGTCGGGGATTCACCACAAAGGACGTAGTGATCGGCGTGGCTGGACGGGACGTGATAATAAAAAGAATAACAATGGATCGGATGAGTGAAGCGGATACGCGGGAGCAGATAAAGTGGGAAGCCGAGCAATACGTCCCCTTTGATATAAATGAGGTTTCCCTCGATTTTGATGTGATCAATCCTAATTTTGGCGAAAATCAACAAGAAGTAATATTGGTTGCAGCCAAAAATGAACTTATTAATAATCTCACTTCGCTCTTAAAAGAACTTAATCTAAATCCGATAATTGTCGATACTACGGCGTTCGCAATCCAGAATGTATTTGAGTACAACTACACACCATCGCCAGACGAAATAATCTGCCTTACCCACATTGGAGCCGGTATGACCGTCATCAATGTGGTGAAAGGCGGTTCTTCCCTGTCGGCACGTGATGTCTACTACGGAGTGAATGCTTTCATCAGCAAACTGCAGAAGGAAGTGGGCTTCAATTACGAAGACGCCGCCAATGCAGTCAAAGGAACAATTCCGGTCGGAGCATCACAGGACTCAGTACAAGGAGTCTTTGAATCTTTCGTAGGAGACCTTGGAACTCAAATCGAACGAAGTCTGCAGTTCCTCTCGAGTGTCACCGGTGAAGAGAAAGTCAGCCGTATGTATCTTTCCGGCGGTGGTTCATTAATACCTAATCTCTTAGAGTATTTAAAAAGAAAGCTTGGGGTACCGATAGAAATTCTGAATCCGTTCAAAAACATTATCTACGATCCCACGATGTTCGGTCCTGAAGGAGTGGATGTAGCAGGACCGTGTTTAGCCCAAGCTACAGGTTTGGCTTTAAGGGGGGAGTAATGATAAAAATAAATTTAGCGCCAACTGCCAAGAAAAAAGCTCCTAAACGCAGGGCAGCAAAGGCAGCGCGTCCAGGGATTAAACTACCCTCAATACAGGCTACTATCCTCTATGTCGTAGGCATAGTAGTGGTCGTGTTGATTATCGCCGTTACCTTGCTTATTCAGGCTAATCAAACGAGCGGACTCAATAAAAACATCACGCAACTGAATGCTAAACTGGAAGAATTGAAAGTATACAAAGCTACCGTCGACAGTCTTGAAAAACGGGAACGGGAACTGGCCGCTTTAATTGCACCGATTAAAGAACTGAACAGAAACCGATTCTTCATCGCCCACATACTCGACGAGATATCGTCACGCATTCCGGAATTCACCTGGCTGAAAACGCTCAATATCACTCAATCAGACCTCCAGATGAAAGGTGTAACAGCATCCAACCTTCTGGTCGCTGACTTTATGAATCGACTTGAAGAATCGCCGTATATAAAGAACGTCGACCTTACGGTGCTGGAGAAAAAGGCTGTGGAAAAACAGGAAATGATGGAATTCACATTAACCGCCAATGTTGGGTATGACAGTTTGACTGCGAGGCAAAAATGAATTTTAGAGAACCAAAAACCCAGAAATTGATTATATTTTTTGTTATATTGATTATCGTCTTGATTCTCTTCTTCCGATTCCCTTACACTTCGAACAAAAAGAAGATCAACAGTCTGACGGCACGAAGGGATTCCCTCCAGATCGAAGTTCAAAAAGCCGAAGCGGCGCGTGCACGACTGCCTGAATTGGAAGCAAAGATTGCAAGGCTCGAAATTGAGTGGGAAAAAGCAAAAGAGATGTTGCCCAAAGAAAAAGAACTTCCTTCATTGATTCAACAGATCTCAAATTCCGGTTCAAAAGCAGGAGCGAGCTTCCTGCTCTTCAAGCCGAGCGGACCTATTGCGAAAGCAAACTACTCTGAAATTCCGGTTCAGATAAAAGTCTCCTGTGGATACCATCAACTCGGTAAATTCCTTTCGAACATCGGCAATCTCGCGAGAATCGTAAACGTACCGTCTGTGAATATAAAAGCAGGGCAGGAACGGAGTATCGAAGCGACGTTAAGTGCAATAACATACACAGTAGCAAAAGGAAAGGAGGTGCACCGTGCTGTTCCACCTCGTAAGTAGTATTTTGTGTACTATAGTGATATTCAACCAGGCACCTGCAGAGGCGGCAGCAAGCGATACACTCTTCCCTGTTGAAAAATGGGACTACAAGCAAGCGGGAAGACGGGATCCTTTTGTTCCCCTCGTCGGTATTGAGGTCGGTGAAGGAAGCAAAGTGAGCCATCTAAGTGTGGAAAATTTGACATTGGTGGGTGTTCTCTGGGGTGATAAAGGTTATTACGGTCTGGTCAAGGATGGTTTGAATAAAGGCTACATTTTAAAAAGAGGCGATAAGGTAGCAGGAGGATATGTAGCCGAAATAAACCGTAAAGCGATTGTCTTTGAAATAGTTCATGCTGGTGTAAAGACAAAATATGAGCTGCCACT carries:
- the pilM gene encoding type IV pilus assembly protein PilM translates to MFGKKKKVIGLDIGSSQTKMVELSTGKNKKLVNYGISKVLPDAIVEGEIIDREAVLDSVRSLIESRGFTTKDVVIGVAGRDVIIKRITMDRMSEADTREQIKWEAEQYVPFDINEVSLDFDVINPNFGENQQEVILVAAKNELINNLTSLLKELNLNPIIVDTTAFAIQNVFEYNYTPSPDEIICLTHIGAGMTVINVVKGGSSLSARDVYYGVNAFISKLQKEVGFNYEDAANAVKGTIPVGASQDSVQGVFESFVGDLGTQIERSLQFLSSVTGEEKVSRMYLSGGGSLIPNLLEYLKRKLGVPIEILNPFKNIIYDPTMFGPEGVDVAGPCLAQATGLALRGE